One region of Candidatus Woesearchaeota archaeon genomic DNA includes:
- a CDS encoding 50S ribosome-binding GTPase produces the protein MKKGFSKATDDVIRKSDIVLEILDARYVSESRNLKTENKIKSYGKKLIYVANKCDLVDKDVIENQMKALKPSAFVSAKKHYGMTILKRLIIRESNNMADPKVGVIGYPNVGKSSIINMLKGAKAAITGSMPGITRGLQLVRAGKIMLIDAPGVIPFSEKDPTKHALMGAKSFVNSEDPSLVVMDIMKERPGLIEYAYGVAVSDDKEKTLEEIALKSNSVIKGNKPDINRISKRILMRIMKAEIRI, from the coding sequence ATGAAAAAAGGTTTTTCGAAAGCAACAGATGATGTAATCAGGAAGTCAGACATAGTTCTGGAGATATTGGATGCAAGGTATGTTTCCGAAAGCAGAAACCTTAAGACTGAGAACAAGATAAAGTCATACGGAAAAAAGCTCATCTATGTTGCAAACAAATGCGACCTTGTTGATAAGGATGTCATTGAAAATCAAATGAAGGCGCTGAAGCCATCTGCCTTTGTTTCCGCTAAAAAGCATTACGGAATGACTATTTTAAAAAGATTAATAATCAGGGAAAGCAATAACATGGCTGACCCTAAAGTTGGCGTAATAGGCTATCCGAATGTCGGAAAAAGCTCAATCATCAATATGCTGAAAGGCGCAAAAGCAGCGATTACAGGCTCCATGCCAGGCATTACAAGGGGCCTGCAGCTTGTCCGCGCGGGAAAGATCATGCTTATCGACGCCCCGGGCGTAATCCCTTTCTCAGAGAAAGACCCGACAAAGCATGCGCTTATGGGAGCAAAATCTTTTGTTAATTCTGAAGACCCGTCCCTTGTTGTAATGGATATCATGAAAGAAAGGCCTGGCCTGATTGAGTATGCTTACGGCGTTGCTGTTAGTGATGACAAAGAAAAAACACTTGAAGAGATCGCACTGAAATCAAATTCAGTTATCAAAGGCAATAAGCCAGACATCAACAGAATTTCAAAAAGGATTCTGATGAGGATTATGAAAGCAGAGATAAGGATTTAA